Proteins encoded within one genomic window of Panacibacter microcysteis:
- a CDS encoding aspartate aminotransferase family protein, translated as MESVATIAKKDELYQRRKRLVPNALGIFNPSSVAYAHGAIMVDADGKELIDFAGGIGVLNAGHCPPAVVTAIQEQAARLIHSSFNVAVYETYLDLADKLVSILPHGDATKVMLVNSGAEAVENAVKIARQATKRPAVIAYGGGFHGRTMMAMSLTSKVAYKSGCGPFAPEVYRVDYPAYNAKKQTLSEEAFAAQEIQKLKLFFKSNVRSEDVAAIIIELVQGEGGFYVAPKAYIQQLRTLCDEAGILLIFDEVQSGFGRTGKWAAYEHYDVTPDLSTWAKSMGSGVPIAAVMGKAHIMDAAVPGTIGGTYAGNPVCCAASLATIEYMEAVNINALGVKVGNIVRERFEHFQQTYPTIIGEVRGLGAMLAFDVIKDGDDTKPNAELTRKIMETCAARGLVIITAGLHGNVIRILSPLVIEEDLLYRGLDILEQVISENV; from the coding sequence ATGGAAAGCGTAGCAACAATAGCTAAGAAAGATGAACTCTACCAGCGCAGGAAAAGGCTGGTACCAAATGCGCTGGGTATTTTTAATCCATCCAGCGTGGCGTATGCACATGGTGCAATTATGGTAGATGCCGATGGCAAAGAACTGATTGACTTTGCAGGCGGCATAGGCGTGCTGAATGCAGGGCACTGCCCTCCCGCTGTTGTAACCGCTATACAGGAACAGGCCGCACGTTTAATACACAGCAGCTTCAATGTGGCGGTGTATGAAACTTACCTCGACCTGGCAGACAAGCTTGTGTCCATTCTTCCGCATGGCGATGCTACCAAGGTAATGCTGGTAAACAGTGGCGCCGAAGCGGTGGAAAATGCCGTAAAAATAGCACGGCAGGCCACAAAACGGCCGGCTGTAATTGCGTATGGCGGCGGCTTTCATGGCAGAACCATGATGGCTATGTCGCTTACTTCCAAGGTGGCCTATAAATCTGGTTGCGGGCCATTTGCGCCGGAAGTGTACCGGGTAGACTACCCCGCATACAACGCAAAAAAACAAACGCTGTCAGAAGAAGCATTTGCAGCGCAGGAGATACAAAAACTGAAACTGTTCTTTAAATCCAATGTGCGCAGCGAAGATGTTGCTGCCATCATCATAGAGCTTGTACAGGGTGAAGGTGGTTTTTATGTTGCGCCCAAAGCGTACATACAGCAGCTTCGTACACTCTGCGATGAAGCAGGTATACTCCTCATATTCGATGAAGTGCAAAGTGGTTTTGGCAGAACTGGTAAATGGGCTGCTTATGAACATTATGATGTAACACCCGATCTTTCTACCTGGGCTAAAAGTATGGGCAGCGGTGTTCCCATTGCTGCGGTAATGGGCAAAGCGCACATTATGGATGCCGCAGTACCCGGTACCATTGGCGGCACCTATGCGGGCAATCCCGTTTGCTGTGCCGCATCGCTTGCCACCATCGAATACATGGAAGCAGTAAACATCAATGCGCTGGGTGTAAAAGTGGGCAACATTGTGCGGGAAAGATTTGAGCATTTCCAGCAAACATACCCGACTATTATTGGTGAAGTACGTGGCCTTGGCGCCATGCTTGCGTTTGATGTAATCAAAGATGGCGACGATACCAAACCCAACGCAGAGCTTACCAGGAAGATCATGGAAACCTGCGCAGCACGTGGCCTGGTCATTATTACCGCAGGCCTACATGGTAATGTTATACGCATTCTCAGCCCGCTGGTAATAGAAGAAGACCTGTTGTATAGAGGGCTTGATATACTGGAACAGGTAATCAGTGAAAATGTATAA
- a CDS encoding Na+/H+ antiporter NhaC family protein: MDYGFLSLVPPLIVIIIALITRLSLEPLIIGCLAGFAIIAGWGFFDAFLTSLQHVMQDDQMVWVILVCSMYGSLINLMIRSGGTLGFGNYMLRYANTPKRSMFITWMFGTFLFVDDYMNALTSGTTMKKITDHFRISREMLAFLVSSTAVTTCLIVPISTWVIFIGKLVEGTQIIPAGEGITAYLNIIPFIAYGWVQYVVVGLVIFGVIPVIGKMRKANKRALETGQVIPDNSEEFKTETTLFKSIQHPHILNLVLPLVVLVTSTILLDKDALKGVVVTLVFTVIYYALRKVATFKELSEAVIEGLKSMLFALVLLVMSYILKDLGDQMGLTQYVIRIVSPVVSKAMLPLCVFLSLGFIAFTTGNSWGLYAIAIPLVVSLAQQMGANVWLCIGAVVSAGAFGAHACFYSDATILAAQGTECNNYEHAITQLPFALISFSVSCVVYVVLGYVV, translated from the coding sequence ATGGACTATGGCTTTCTTTCACTCGTGCCACCGCTTATCGTAATCATCATAGCGCTGATAACAAGACTGTCGCTGGAGCCGTTGATCATCGGCTGTCTTGCCGGTTTTGCTATAATAGCCGGGTGGGGATTTTTTGATGCGTTTCTAACCAGCCTTCAACATGTAATGCAGGATGACCAGATGGTGTGGGTGATACTGGTATGCAGTATGTACGGCAGCCTTATTAACCTGATGATACGCTCAGGAGGTACGCTGGGTTTTGGTAACTATATGCTGCGCTATGCCAATACACCTAAAAGGTCGATGTTTATTACCTGGATGTTTGGCACTTTCCTGTTTGTGGATGATTACATGAATGCACTTACATCAGGCACAACCATGAAGAAGATCACCGATCATTTTCGCATCAGCCGTGAAATGCTGGCGTTCCTTGTAAGTTCAACTGCTGTTACCACCTGCCTTATTGTTCCTATCTCTACCTGGGTCATTTTTATTGGCAAGCTTGTAGAAGGAACGCAGATCATTCCGGCGGGGGAAGGTATTACTGCTTACCTTAATATTATACCGTTTATTGCCTATGGCTGGGTACAATACGTTGTGGTGGGGCTCGTAATATTTGGTGTTATACCTGTTATTGGTAAAATGCGCAAAGCCAATAAACGTGCGCTGGAAACGGGCCAGGTTATTCCGGATAATTCAGAAGAGTTTAAAACGGAAACCACGTTGTTTAAAAGCATTCAGCACCCGCATATACTCAATCTTGTTTTACCATTGGTGGTATTGGTTACATCAACGATCCTGCTGGATAAGGATGCACTGAAAGGCGTGGTGGTAACACTCGTTTTTACCGTGATATATTATGCGCTTAGAAAAGTAGCTACGTTCAAAGAATTATCAGAAGCTGTTATTGAGGGTTTGAAAAGTATGTTGTTTGCGCTAGTGCTGCTGGTAATGAGTTATATCCTGAAAGACCTCGGCGATCAGATGGGGCTTACACAGTATGTGATCAGGATCGTATCGCCGGTTGTAAGCAAAGCGATGTTGCCGCTGTGTGTGTTTTTGTCGCTGGGTTTTATTGCCTTTACCACCGGCAATTCATGGGGGTTGTATGCTATTGCTATACCACTGGTCGTGTCACTTGCGCAACAAATGGGTGCCAATGTATGGCTGTGTATAGGCGCAGTGGTAAGTGCTGGTGCTTTTGGTGCGCATGCCTGTTTTTATTCTGATGCAACGATACTTGCAGCACAGGGTACAGAATGCAATAACTATGAACATGCCATTACACAATTGCCCTTTGCATTGATTTCTTTTTCGGTCAGTTGCGTAGTGTATGTTGTGTTGGGTTATGTGGTTTAA
- a CDS encoding NAD-dependent succinate-semialdehyde dehydrogenase, which translates to MVLNYINGEFVQAQSGKTEKLINPATEEVITDITWGDVHDCNAAISVAAAAFVTWSKTNVYQRSAILKKAADIMRANVTAYANDTVQESGKPFAEAKGEWLVAANLFEWFAEEAKRAYGRTIPAIRNDKRMMTIWQPMGVVGVITAWNFPAYNPARAWAAALAAGCTLVTKGSEFTPLSTSNMVKALAEAGLPAGVLNNLNGDAAAIGDAFLSSEDVKKISFTGSTRVGKILMDGASRTNTKLSLELGGNAPVIINHDVNVEALAVSSVTAKLRNAGQVCVSPQRFFVHADIYDHFVEVATNAMQNIKVGYGWDADTAVGPLINQRQQQQVLKVIEDAKQSGAHTASAAIPADKGWFVPPTLLTNVAADNVAVNREIFGPVMPVIKWQHREDVVAWANSTPYGLAAYVWTNNINDAFYFSEALEFGMVGINEWAPHATEAPFGGWKQSGIGHESGSEGLFEYMEKKLISWGGLS; encoded by the coding sequence ATGGTTTTAAATTATATCAACGGAGAATTTGTACAGGCACAATCGGGCAAAACAGAAAAGCTCATTAACCCTGCTACAGAAGAAGTGATTACAGACATTACCTGGGGAGATGTGCATGATTGCAACGCAGCCATTAGTGTTGCTGCTGCCGCATTTGTTACCTGGAGCAAAACCAATGTATACCAGCGCAGCGCCATATTGAAAAAAGCTGCGGACATTATGCGTGCTAACGTTACCGCGTATGCGAACGATACCGTGCAGGAAAGTGGTAAACCTTTTGCCGAAGCAAAAGGCGAATGGCTGGTTGCGGCCAACCTGTTTGAATGGTTTGCAGAAGAAGCCAAACGGGCATATGGCAGAACCATTCCTGCTATTCGCAACGACAAACGTATGATGACCATCTGGCAACCGATGGGTGTAGTTGGTGTTATAACAGCGTGGAACTTCCCGGCCTATAACCCGGCAAGAGCATGGGCGGCAGCACTGGCTGCGGGTTGCACGCTTGTTACGAAAGGCTCGGAGTTTACACCGCTGTCCACTTCAAACATGGTAAAAGCATTGGCTGAAGCCGGCTTGCCGGCAGGTGTGCTTAATAACTTAAACGGAGATGCCGCTGCCATTGGTGATGCATTTTTAAGTAGTGAAGATGTAAAAAAGATAAGTTTTACGGGCAGCACACGGGTAGGAAAAATATTAATGGATGGCGCTTCCCGTACGAATACAAAACTGTCACTCGAGTTGGGCGGTAATGCGCCGGTTATCATTAACCATGATGTAAATGTGGAAGCACTGGCAGTCTCATCTGTTACAGCAAAACTGCGCAATGCAGGACAGGTATGTGTTTCGCCACAACGGTTTTTTGTGCATGCAGACATCTACGACCATTTTGTAGAAGTAGCCACCAACGCTATGCAAAATATAAAGGTCGGCTACGGCTGGGATGCAGACACCGCGGTGGGCCCGCTCATCAACCAGCGGCAGCAGCAGCAGGTATTGAAAGTTATTGAAGATGCAAAACAAAGTGGCGCCCATACAGCGTCTGCGGCTATACCTGCAGACAAAGGCTGGTTTGTGCCTCCTACCCTGCTAACAAATGTTGCTGCAGACAATGTGGCCGTAAACAGGGAGATATTCGGACCGGTGATGCCTGTTATCAAATGGCAGCACCGGGAAGATGTGGTGGCATGGGCCAACAGCACACCCTACGGGCTTGCCGCTTATGTATGGACCAATAACATCAATGACGCATTTTATTTTTCCGAAGCGCTGGAGTTTGGTATGGTAGGTATAAATGAATGGGCACCACATGCAACAGAGGCGCCTTTCGGCGGCTGGAAGCAAAGTGGCATTGGCCACGAAAGCGGCAGTGAAGGTTTATTTGAATACATGGAAAAGAAACTGATCAGCTGGGGCGGTTTAAGTTAA
- a CDS encoding GxxExxY protein, producing the protein MTQGNELTERILKTAFTVHSTPGPGLLESSYKECLYYELVSTGMYVEKEKPMPLIYKEVKPEVGYRIDLLVKKRIVVVIKVADSFTDVYLARVLTYLRLANAELDCC; encoded by the coding sequence ATCACGCAAGGTAATGAGCTTACCGAGCGAATATTAAAAACAGCATTCACCGTTCATAGTACGCCGGGGCCCGGCTTACTTGAATCTTCTTATAAAGAATGTTTGTATTACGAACTGGTGAGCACTGGAATGTATGTTGAGAAAGAAAAACCGATGCCGCTTATTTATAAAGAAGTAAAACCCGAAGTTGGTTATCGGATTGATCTGTTGGTTAAAAAAAGAATCGTGGTTGTGATAAAAGTTGCAGACAGTTTTACAGATGTATACCTGGCCCGGGTATTAACGTACCTAAGGCTAGCAAATGCAGAATTGGATTGTTGTTAA
- a CDS encoding GNAT family N-acetyltransferase, giving the protein MEYKETLPGGIIITRMQETHATQLEALQRLVFPALSEEELLHADQYRHHVKLFPEGQFVALDNDKVIGATTSMRYHFDIQHPEQHTFFEVMGGGWLTTHDPQGDWLYGIDVSVDPAYRNKGIARALYRARQHTCRALGLKGQMTVGMLNGYAKVQHEMTIETYYEKVKAKQLFDPTVSVQEKIGFEITGLMKDYLNDPTCGNAGAVIVLDAAKEV; this is encoded by the coding sequence ATGGAATACAAGGAAACCTTACCTGGTGGCATTATTATAACGCGCATGCAGGAGACTCATGCCACACAACTCGAAGCATTACAACGGCTGGTATTTCCGGCATTGTCTGAAGAAGAGCTGTTACATGCCGATCAATACCGGCACCACGTAAAGCTTTTCCCGGAAGGCCAGTTTGTAGCGTTAGACAATGATAAAGTGATCGGTGCTACTACTTCCATGCGTTACCATTTCGATATACAACATCCCGAACAACATACCTTCTTCGAAGTAATGGGTGGCGGGTGGCTTACCACGCACGATCCGCAAGGCGATTGGCTTTACGGCATAGATGTTAGTGTAGATCCTGCTTATCGCAACAAAGGCATAGCAAGAGCATTGTACCGTGCCCGGCAACATACCTGTAGAGCACTCGGGCTGAAAGGGCAAATGACAGTTGGCATGCTTAATGGGTATGCAAAAGTGCAACACGAAATGACCATTGAAACTTATTATGAGAAGGTAAAAGCAAAGCAGTTGTTTGACCCCACAGTATCTGTACAGGAAAAGATCGGCTTTGAAATAACCGGGCTGATGAAAGATTACCTGAATGATCCTACCTGTGGCAATGCAGGGGCTGTAATTGTGCTGGATGCCGCAAAAGAAGTGTAG